The proteins below come from a single Rosa rugosa chromosome 2, drRosRugo1.1, whole genome shotgun sequence genomic window:
- the LOC133728055 gene encoding uncharacterized protein LOC133728055 isoform X2, protein MCLSSEAAISSEKKKKGKGGSSRKANPIPDYVHVHEFVFVLSEKLVCSFEGHLDAVLDLSWSRDQLLLSSSMDKTVRLWDMVTKSCLKMFAHNDYENLILTADHKTVKLADFGLVREESLTEMMTAETGTNRWIAPKLYSTVTLRHGEKKHYNHKVDAYSSFAIVLWELIQNKLPFEDMSNLQAAYAAAFKNVRPSAEDLPEDLALIVTSCWKEDPNDRPNFSQIIQMLMHYLFTISPSKPAIPQRIFRSDNAILPPECPSTSSLMATHNETSETPKVDMEEKSKVKCQH, encoded by the exons ATGTGTCTTAGCTCTGAAGCTGCAATTTCTtctgagaagaaaaagaaggggaaGGGAGGCTCTTCTAGGAAAGCTAATCCCATTCCTGACTATGTCCATGTACACGAATTCGTGTTTGTCCTCTCGGAGAAACTTGTGTGCTCTTTCGAAGGTCATTTGGATGCTGTACTGGACCTATCATGGTCCAGAGATCAG CTATTGCTTTCATCTTCAATGGACAAAACTGTTAGATTATGGGATATGGTGACCAAGAGTTGTTTAAAAATGTTTGCCCACAATGATTATG AGAACTTGATTTTGACTGCAGACCATAAAACAGTTAAACTTGCGGATTTTGGCTTAGTAAGAGAGGAGTCATTAACAGAAATGATGACTGCTGAAACTGGGACAAACCGGTGGATAGCTCCTAAA CTTTATAGCACAGTTACATTAAGACATGGAGAGAAGAAGCATTACAATCATAAGGTGGATGCTTATAGCAGCTTTGCAATTGTATTGTGGGAACTCATTCAGAACAAGCTGCCCTTTGAAGACATGTCAAATCTGCAAGCAGCATATGCAGCTGCTTTTAAG AATGTGAGGCCAAGTGCAGAAGACCTGCCAGAGGATTTGGCTTTGATAGTAACCTCATGTTGGAAAGAGGATCCAAATGATCGGCCCAACTTTAGCCAAATTATACAGATGCTCATGCATTATCTCTTTACTATTTCACCGTCAAAACCCGCAATCCCCCAACGGATATTCAGATCTGATAATGCTATACTGCCACCAGAGTGTCCCAGTACTAGTTCTTTGATGGCTACACACAATGAAACGAGCGAAACCCCTAAAGTAGACATGGAAGAGAAGTCCAAAG TTAAGTGTCAGCATTGA
- the LOC133728055 gene encoding uncharacterized protein LOC133728055 isoform X1 encodes MCLSSEAAISSEKKKKGKGGSSRKANPIPDYVHVHEFVFVLSEKLVCSFEGHLDAVLDLSWSRDQLLLSSSMDKTVRLWDMVTKSCLKMFAHNDYENLILTADHKTVKLADFGLVREESLTEMMTAETGTNRWIAPKLYSTVTLRHGEKKHYNHKVDAYSSFAIVLWELIQNKLPFEDMSNLQAAYAAAFKNVRPSAEDLPEDLALIVTSCWKEDPNDRPNFSQIIQMLMHYLFTISPSKPAIPQRIFRSDNAILPPECPSTSSLMATHNETSETPKVDMEEKSKGFFLVL; translated from the exons ATGTGTCTTAGCTCTGAAGCTGCAATTTCTtctgagaagaaaaagaaggggaaGGGAGGCTCTTCTAGGAAAGCTAATCCCATTCCTGACTATGTCCATGTACACGAATTCGTGTTTGTCCTCTCGGAGAAACTTGTGTGCTCTTTCGAAGGTCATTTGGATGCTGTACTGGACCTATCATGGTCCAGAGATCAG CTATTGCTTTCATCTTCAATGGACAAAACTGTTAGATTATGGGATATGGTGACCAAGAGTTGTTTAAAAATGTTTGCCCACAATGATTATG AGAACTTGATTTTGACTGCAGACCATAAAACAGTTAAACTTGCGGATTTTGGCTTAGTAAGAGAGGAGTCATTAACAGAAATGATGACTGCTGAAACTGGGACAAACCGGTGGATAGCTCCTAAA CTTTATAGCACAGTTACATTAAGACATGGAGAGAAGAAGCATTACAATCATAAGGTGGATGCTTATAGCAGCTTTGCAATTGTATTGTGGGAACTCATTCAGAACAAGCTGCCCTTTGAAGACATGTCAAATCTGCAAGCAGCATATGCAGCTGCTTTTAAG AATGTGAGGCCAAGTGCAGAAGACCTGCCAGAGGATTTGGCTTTGATAGTAACCTCATGTTGGAAAGAGGATCCAAATGATCGGCCCAACTTTAGCCAAATTATACAGATGCTCATGCATTATCTCTTTACTATTTCACCGTCAAAACCCGCAATCCCCCAACGGATATTCAGATCTGATAATGCTATACTGCCACCAGAGTGTCCCAGTACTAGTTCTTTGATGGCTACACACAATGAAACGAGCGAAACCCCTAAAGTAGACATGGAAGAGAAGTCCAAAGGTTTTTTTCTTGTGCTTTAA
- the LOC133733066 gene encoding subtilisin-like protease SBT4.3 isoform X2, translated as MCLYGRLQFHLQQVHIVYLGSLPNTVYSPSSHHLGILQKVVQGRGSLENYLIRSYKRSFNGFAANLTDQEREKLANIKEVVSIFQSTKFKLQTTRSWDFMGFHECINRNATIESDVIIGVIDSGIWPESESFQDEGFGLAPKKWKGACNGGKNFTCNNKLIGARYYSSLQSARDEVGHGSHTASTAAGNVVKGVSFYGLAQGTARGGVPSARIAAYQVCDLDSFCSGHDVLAAFDDAIADGVDIITLSIGTDLRSEFYKDPIAIGSFHAMAKGILTSNSAGNEGPAGDTVSSAAPWTLTVAASSIDRRIIDKVVLGNGSILVGTSVNTFTLNGSSFPLIYGKDASRHECSDSQAGLCDEDCLDSDSVKGKIVLCDAFAEADFVAHKAGALGSILNNDGTGDFSNVVSLPAIALSYENYNAVKFYMNSTRDPLANILRSEVINDPAAPIVASFSSRGPNPITPDIIKPDITAPGVDILAAYSTIASISESPEDKRHVKYHILSGTSMSCPHAAAVAAYVKSFYPDWSPSAIKSSLMTTAWPMNNTNNAPAEFAYGSGHVNPVKAIDPGLVYETSKEDFINLLCMDYDEAKVRLISGDNSTCPTGSDKGSPKDLNYPSMAAANITPKKPFTINFHRTVKNVGLANSTYNATIFQSSKDVDIKVVPEFLSFKSLNEEKSFDVAVVGKGLIGGSLISSSLVWSDGIHNVRSPVVVRTEIA; from the exons ATGTGCTTGTATGGGCGGCTTCAATTTCACTTGCAACAA GTTCACATTGTATACTTAGGGTCACTTCCTAATACGGTGTACTCACCATCGTCTCACCACCTTGGTATATTACAGAAAGTTGTCCAGGGAAG AGGTTCTCTCGAAAATTACCTGATCAGAAGCTACAAAAGGAGTTTCAATGGATTTGCTGCCAATCTGACTGACCAGGAAAGAGAAAAACTTGCTA ACATTAAGGAAGTAGTCTCCATCTTTCAGAGCACAAAATTCAAACTCCAAACAACAAGATCTTGGGATTTTATGGGATTCCATGAGTGTATCAACCGAAATGCTACTATCGAAAGTGATGTAATTATTGGTGTTATTGATAGTGGAATTTGGCCTGAATCAGAGAGCTTTCAAGACGAAGGCTTTGGTCTGGCTCCTAAAAAGTGGAAAGGTGCTTGCAATGGAGGCAAGAATTTCACTTGCAACAA CAAACTCATTGGAGCTCGGTATTACTCATCACTGCAGTCTGCAAGAGATGAAGTTGGTCATGGAAGCCACACTGCTTCAACAGCAGCAGGGAATGTTGTGAAGGGTGTTAGCTTTTACGGACTAGCACAAGGAACTGCAAGAGGAGGAGTTCCCTCTGCAAGAATTGCAGCATATCAAGTATGTGATTTGGATTCGTTCTGTAGTGGACACGATGTGTTGGCTGCTTTCGATGATGCCATTGCTGATGGAGTTGACATCATTACACTTTCCATCGGAACAGATCTTCGATCTGAATTTTACAAGGATCCTATTGCAATTGGTTCTTTTCATGCCATGGCAAAAGGGATACTAACCTCCAACTCTGCTGGCAATGAAGGTCCTGCAGGCGATACTGTGTCAAGTGCAGCACCTTGGACACTTACAGTTGCAGCAAGTAGCATTGATCGTCGGATCATTGACAAGGTTGTTCTTGGAAATGGAAGCATACTAGTC GGGACTTCCGTGAACACTTTCACATTAAATGGATCAAGTTTTCCTCTGATATATGGAAAAGATGCTTCACGTCATGAATGCTCGGACTCCCAAGCTGG GTTATGTGATGAAGATTGCCTTGACAGCGATTCAGTTAAGGGAAAGATTGTGCTATGTGATGCATTCGCTGAAGCAGATTTTGTGGCTCATAAAGCTGGTGCACTAGGTTCTATTTTAAATAATGACGGAACTGGTGATTTTTCTAATGTTGTCTCATTACCTGCAATAGCTTTAAGCTATGAAAACTATAATGCAGTCAAGTTTTACATGAACTCCACTAG AGATCCTCTAGCAAACATATTAAGAAGTGAAGTCATAAATGACCCGGCTGCACCAATTGTCGCTTCCTTCTCTTCACGTGGACCGAATCCAATTACACCTGACATTATAAAG CCAGATATAACTGCGCCTGGTGTAGACATTTTGGCTGCATATTCGACTATTGCCTCAATTTCAGAGAGCCCCGAAGACAAGAGGCATGTAAAGTACCATATATTATCTGGAACCTCCATGTCTTGCCCTCatgctgctgctgttgctgcGTATGTTAAATCATTCTATCCCGATTGGTCTCCATCAGCTATAAAATCATCTCTTATGACTACTG CTTGGCCAATGAATAATACCAACAATGCACCTGCTGAGTTTGCTTATGGATCTGGACATGTCAATCCTGTAAAAGCTATAGATCCCGGGCTTGTTTATGAAACTTCTAAAGAAGATTTCATAAACCTACTTTGCATGGACTATGATGAAGCCAAAGTGAGACTGATATCAGGAGATAACAGCACTTGCCCTACAGGCTCTGACAAAGGATCACCAAAGGATCTTAACTACCCTTCAATGGCAGCAGCAAACATTACACCGAAGAAACCTTTTACGATTAACTTTCATAGAACAGTTAAAAATGTTGGCCTTGCAAACTCTACTTACAATGCCACCATCTTCCAAAGTTCCAAAGACGTGGATATCAAAGTTGTGCCTGAATTTCTATCCTTCAAGTCCTTGAATGAGGAGAAGAGCTTTGATGTGGCTGTTGTTGGAAAAGGTTTGATAGGTGGATCACTAATTTCTTCGTCACTGGTTTGGTCTGATGGTATTCATAACGTTAGGAGTCCAGTTGTGGTGCGTACTGAAATAGCCTAA
- the LOC133728055 gene encoding serine/threonine-protein kinase STY17-like isoform X3 encodes MCLSSEAAISSEKKKKGKGGSSRKANPIPDYVHVHEFVFVLSEKLVCSFEGHLDAVLDLSWSRDQLLLSSSMDKTVRLWDMVTKSCLKMFAHNDYDHKTVKLADFGLVREESLTEMMTAETGTNRWIAPKLYSTVTLRHGEKKHYNHKVDAYSSFAIVLWELIQNKLPFEDMSNLQAAYAAAFKNVRPSAEDLPEDLALIVTSCWKEDPNDRPNFSQIIQMLMHYLFTISPSKPAIPQRIFRSDNAILPPECPSTSSLMATHNETSETPKVDMEEKSKGFFLVL; translated from the exons ATGTGTCTTAGCTCTGAAGCTGCAATTTCTtctgagaagaaaaagaaggggaaGGGAGGCTCTTCTAGGAAAGCTAATCCCATTCCTGACTATGTCCATGTACACGAATTCGTGTTTGTCCTCTCGGAGAAACTTGTGTGCTCTTTCGAAGGTCATTTGGATGCTGTACTGGACCTATCATGGTCCAGAGATCAG CTATTGCTTTCATCTTCAATGGACAAAACTGTTAGATTATGGGATATGGTGACCAAGAGTTGTTTAAAAATGTTTGCCCACAATGATTATG ACCATAAAACAGTTAAACTTGCGGATTTTGGCTTAGTAAGAGAGGAGTCATTAACAGAAATGATGACTGCTGAAACTGGGACAAACCGGTGGATAGCTCCTAAA CTTTATAGCACAGTTACATTAAGACATGGAGAGAAGAAGCATTACAATCATAAGGTGGATGCTTATAGCAGCTTTGCAATTGTATTGTGGGAACTCATTCAGAACAAGCTGCCCTTTGAAGACATGTCAAATCTGCAAGCAGCATATGCAGCTGCTTTTAAG AATGTGAGGCCAAGTGCAGAAGACCTGCCAGAGGATTTGGCTTTGATAGTAACCTCATGTTGGAAAGAGGATCCAAATGATCGGCCCAACTTTAGCCAAATTATACAGATGCTCATGCATTATCTCTTTACTATTTCACCGTCAAAACCCGCAATCCCCCAACGGATATTCAGATCTGATAATGCTATACTGCCACCAGAGTGTCCCAGTACTAGTTCTTTGATGGCTACACACAATGAAACGAGCGAAACCCCTAAAGTAGACATGGAAGAGAAGTCCAAAGGTTTTTTTCTTGTGCTTTAA
- the LOC133733066 gene encoding subtilisin-like protease SBT4.3 isoform X1, protein MKTERSILCTWGHFRIRSTLHFLITMVCYRLLSIADMKEVVSVFPSTALQLQTRRSWDFMGFTEKIDRRGNVESDIIVDVIDSGIWPESESFNDEIFGPPPKKWKCACMGGFNFTCNNLSLLCKANDEDRKVHIVYLGSLPNTVYSPSSHHLGILQKVVQGRGSLENYLIRSYKRSFNGFAANLTDQEREKLANIKEVVSIFQSTKFKLQTTRSWDFMGFHECINRNATIESDVIIGVIDSGIWPESESFQDEGFGLAPKKWKGACNGGKNFTCNNKLIGARYYSSLQSARDEVGHGSHTASTAAGNVVKGVSFYGLAQGTARGGVPSARIAAYQVCDLDSFCSGHDVLAAFDDAIADGVDIITLSIGTDLRSEFYKDPIAIGSFHAMAKGILTSNSAGNEGPAGDTVSSAAPWTLTVAASSIDRRIIDKVVLGNGSILVGTSVNTFTLNGSSFPLIYGKDASRHECSDSQAGLCDEDCLDSDSVKGKIVLCDAFAEADFVAHKAGALGSILNNDGTGDFSNVVSLPAIALSYENYNAVKFYMNSTRDPLANILRSEVINDPAAPIVASFSSRGPNPITPDIIKPDITAPGVDILAAYSTIASISESPEDKRHVKYHILSGTSMSCPHAAAVAAYVKSFYPDWSPSAIKSSLMTTAWPMNNTNNAPAEFAYGSGHVNPVKAIDPGLVYETSKEDFINLLCMDYDEAKVRLISGDNSTCPTGSDKGSPKDLNYPSMAAANITPKKPFTINFHRTVKNVGLANSTYNATIFQSSKDVDIKVVPEFLSFKSLNEEKSFDVAVVGKGLIGGSLISSSLVWSDGIHNVRSPVVVRTEIA, encoded by the exons ATGAAGACAGAAAG GTCCATATTGTGTACATGGGGTCACTTCCGTATAAGGAGTACTCTCCATTTTCTCATCACCATGGTATGCTACAGACTGTTGTCCATAGCAG ATATGAAGGAAGTAGTATCTGTCTTCCCGAGCACAGCATTACAACTTCAAACAAGAAGATCTTGGGACTTCATGGGTTTCACTGAGAAAATTGATAGACGAGGCAATGTCGAGAGTGATATTATTGTGGATGTGATTGACTCTGGAATTTGGCCTGAATCAGAAAGCTTCAATGACGAAATTTTTGGTCCTCCTCCTAAGAAGTGGAAATGTGCTTGTATGGGCGGCTTCAATTTCACTTGCAACAA TTTGAGCTTATTGTGCAAAGCCAATGATGAAGATAGGAAG GTTCACATTGTATACTTAGGGTCACTTCCTAATACGGTGTACTCACCATCGTCTCACCACCTTGGTATATTACAGAAAGTTGTCCAGGGAAG AGGTTCTCTCGAAAATTACCTGATCAGAAGCTACAAAAGGAGTTTCAATGGATTTGCTGCCAATCTGACTGACCAGGAAAGAGAAAAACTTGCTA ACATTAAGGAAGTAGTCTCCATCTTTCAGAGCACAAAATTCAAACTCCAAACAACAAGATCTTGGGATTTTATGGGATTCCATGAGTGTATCAACCGAAATGCTACTATCGAAAGTGATGTAATTATTGGTGTTATTGATAGTGGAATTTGGCCTGAATCAGAGAGCTTTCAAGACGAAGGCTTTGGTCTGGCTCCTAAAAAGTGGAAAGGTGCTTGCAATGGAGGCAAGAATTTCACTTGCAACAA CAAACTCATTGGAGCTCGGTATTACTCATCACTGCAGTCTGCAAGAGATGAAGTTGGTCATGGAAGCCACACTGCTTCAACAGCAGCAGGGAATGTTGTGAAGGGTGTTAGCTTTTACGGACTAGCACAAGGAACTGCAAGAGGAGGAGTTCCCTCTGCAAGAATTGCAGCATATCAAGTATGTGATTTGGATTCGTTCTGTAGTGGACACGATGTGTTGGCTGCTTTCGATGATGCCATTGCTGATGGAGTTGACATCATTACACTTTCCATCGGAACAGATCTTCGATCTGAATTTTACAAGGATCCTATTGCAATTGGTTCTTTTCATGCCATGGCAAAAGGGATACTAACCTCCAACTCTGCTGGCAATGAAGGTCCTGCAGGCGATACTGTGTCAAGTGCAGCACCTTGGACACTTACAGTTGCAGCAAGTAGCATTGATCGTCGGATCATTGACAAGGTTGTTCTTGGAAATGGAAGCATACTAGTC GGGACTTCCGTGAACACTTTCACATTAAATGGATCAAGTTTTCCTCTGATATATGGAAAAGATGCTTCACGTCATGAATGCTCGGACTCCCAAGCTGG GTTATGTGATGAAGATTGCCTTGACAGCGATTCAGTTAAGGGAAAGATTGTGCTATGTGATGCATTCGCTGAAGCAGATTTTGTGGCTCATAAAGCTGGTGCACTAGGTTCTATTTTAAATAATGACGGAACTGGTGATTTTTCTAATGTTGTCTCATTACCTGCAATAGCTTTAAGCTATGAAAACTATAATGCAGTCAAGTTTTACATGAACTCCACTAG AGATCCTCTAGCAAACATATTAAGAAGTGAAGTCATAAATGACCCGGCTGCACCAATTGTCGCTTCCTTCTCTTCACGTGGACCGAATCCAATTACACCTGACATTATAAAG CCAGATATAACTGCGCCTGGTGTAGACATTTTGGCTGCATATTCGACTATTGCCTCAATTTCAGAGAGCCCCGAAGACAAGAGGCATGTAAAGTACCATATATTATCTGGAACCTCCATGTCTTGCCCTCatgctgctgctgttgctgcGTATGTTAAATCATTCTATCCCGATTGGTCTCCATCAGCTATAAAATCATCTCTTATGACTACTG CTTGGCCAATGAATAATACCAACAATGCACCTGCTGAGTTTGCTTATGGATCTGGACATGTCAATCCTGTAAAAGCTATAGATCCCGGGCTTGTTTATGAAACTTCTAAAGAAGATTTCATAAACCTACTTTGCATGGACTATGATGAAGCCAAAGTGAGACTGATATCAGGAGATAACAGCACTTGCCCTACAGGCTCTGACAAAGGATCACCAAAGGATCTTAACTACCCTTCAATGGCAGCAGCAAACATTACACCGAAGAAACCTTTTACGATTAACTTTCATAGAACAGTTAAAAATGTTGGCCTTGCAAACTCTACTTACAATGCCACCATCTTCCAAAGTTCCAAAGACGTGGATATCAAAGTTGTGCCTGAATTTCTATCCTTCAAGTCCTTGAATGAGGAGAAGAGCTTTGATGTGGCTGTTGTTGGAAAAGGTTTGATAGGTGGATCACTAATTTCTTCGTCACTGGTTTGGTCTGATGGTATTCATAACGTTAGGAGTCCAGTTGTGGTGCGTACTGAAATAGCCTAA